GGAAATCATCCAATTGTATATTTTCTAGTGAAGCAACAGCTTCTCCAGTAGCGCAACGTGGGGCAAATGAACCACTATCCACTTCATATGCACTTGCCATACCCTTAGAAACCAGTAAATTTGGAGAAGCTGGTTTATCAGATGGAACCTGGGTTGTCATTGTAGACGACACTGGAGTAGACTCTGATACATCAGCTGAAGAAAAATCTGTTGCAATAGTCTGTATATCCTTCTTGGACAAGGAAACTGTCGAGCCCTTAGAGAGCACTGGCCTTCTATTCTTTGGAAAATTGAACTCTGCACGTTCACCATGAATGCAATACGCAGCAGCATCATGGGCCCGAGCTGCCTTGTCTGGGGCATCATAAGAGCCCAACCATATCCTGTCTCCTGACTTTGGAAGCCTGATTTCAGAAACCCACTTACCCCAAGCCCTCATTCGAACGCCCTTATAGCGTCCTGGGGTTCTCTCTCGCCGGACCTTTTTGGAAGTAGATGTTGTCCCCAAATCCATGGGTAAGGAGACTCACCAAGAGAAAGTCTCAAGATAGCGGAAGAGTAGGATCTGGAAAGAACTACTGTAGGAGATCATTTATGAAGGAAGATAATGGATGTGAATGGGGATGCAAACAGGGTCCAAAATTAAGAGCATGTCTCAAGTGAGCAGGTGGAACTGACATGGTTGTGGTGTGATGTCACAAGTTGCACGTGGCAGCAGAGATACCGTCACGTGGGTGAGCATGGTATAGACATGAAGTTCCCAAATGCATAGAACCGCAGTTGGCAAGACACGAATCAATGCACTTGTTATGTTTAAGCCTCTTTCTAAAGGAGAACATACATACATAAATgcatacatatacatacactaatatatacaaacacatacatacataaatatatacaaatgtATATAGATTTTCTAGAAATCAACCAACCATTTCCTGAAGAATACAAAGCTCAATGCCTTACTTAATGAAGCATTgatatataaagaatttatCAAAAGTATCAGTGGGAAAATTCAGTACAGAATTGGAGATATAAATTCCTCATAATTAGGTTTTAGAGTAAAGGTACATTCCCATACAAACAAAATATTCGAGAAATTAAAAGAACTTGCTTTGGCTAAACCTGGTCATGTCGGCCTCTTAGATGCTCTACACAAAAGCTTCACCTGccagaagaaagtgaaatcACGATTCTACATGCTGGAAAGCTTTCATATTCTTCTCGCATATGCTTGGCTTATGTCATGTTTGGTTACATTTTCTAAGCAGTCAACGATAAGAGAACTAAACCAGAAAAAAATACAGATATTAGACATGGCAACTTATAGTCTTGTGGTTGGTAATGGCAAGAAACGCAAACAAAATTACTTTAAcattagaagaagaagaaaatgcaaAACAGGACAAATAGATAAAGTGCAAAGACTAGTAGAGATAGCATTTGAACCAAAAGCTTTGAGAAGCAATGATTTTTTATAGCTTAACTATTGCATCTAGCTCTAGCTCTGAGAAGAAATGCACACACAGTATTAATGCACCAAACTTATTATATCTTTCAGGAGGTTTGCAAAAGAATTGCATCCTTAACTAATTTTAGATTTACAGCCAAAACATCAATTTGTTGCCTAAATTAATAACGAGTTGGAATCTgcttataacaaaaaaaaatcagaatttggAAAACGGGCATCACAATTGTTAGATTTTATGGCTAAATTAATGAATCTGATACGATTACATTAGGACTAACTAAGCTATGAAATATataaggaagaaaataaagaaaaaggaggagCTAATGTTACTTATCATGGAATAATAATAGCAGTTGAAGAGGAAGCCTTTAAGAAGTAGAATAAGGTGAAGGTGGTAATGGTAAAATAGGCTCATAAATGCGTGCTTTCGTGATGATTTCGGCAACAACCCAATGCTTGCGCTTGCTCAAAGGCCTCGATGGCTCCAATCGGACCTGATCAAGTAATATGCTTATgatgaaattaaattattgttgaataagaaacagagagaagaagaacgAGAAAGAACATACTCGATCACCGATGTTGCAATGATTCTGCTCGTCGTGGGCCATGAATTTGGAGGTCCTCTTCACGTATCGGTTGCAGAGTTTGTGATGGAACAGCCTGtccaccgccaccaccacccacTTCTGCATCTTATTGGAAACCACCATACCCGCCACCgccttcatctctctctctctctctctctctctctctctctctctctctccctcaccCTACTGCATTTTCAACGTCTCTATTTCACTCTTCTTCTGAGTATCAGAGTTTAAAATCGGGTCAAATCGGAGCTACTCTTAAACCATACGATCGGGTCGATCCGactttttcaattattttccgTAGGAGTTTTTATCAcgaatgattttgtttttatttttttcattttagaattaaggaaaggaaaatatagagattttctatttaaattctgcatttctctttgttcacaccccaccactcttcatattaagttttagaaaaatacaaactcCTCTACATCTTATTTCCAGATTACTCATCTTTTAAAGACGTAGAACATTGACGAGCCTACCTCTTTAAAATCTGCGTGGAGCTGATAGAAAGGCTTGTTGATTGTTTAGCTATAATGATCTTATTCTCTTCCCTTTGTTGATTGCTTGgctgttgtatttttttttttttttttaaactcttGGTTGTTGATTGCTTagttgttttgattttttgatttaaaatttatacctTATGTTATTAAATTTCGGATTTGGggttccattttttttttttttttgctgggAACAATAACATTATTGTCACTTCTGGAATTCCAATATTGGGTagcttgaatttttcttcatgttatACTAATTGACATACAAGTTCACGTTTTATCTGGAACTCTAGAGAGTTTAGGATGACAgtttagaatatatatatatatatatatatatatatgggtggTTGTGTTGTGGGGTCTCAATGCTAATTTTAGTAGGAAGCATCAGGGAACAATGGCTTATGCGGCTTCCCTTGTTAGTTTGGGAAGTGTCACACTTTTGGGTTCATTTGAAAAGTCCCACTCACTTGTtagaaaagtttttttgtctAAGGCAAGTTTAAAGGGTAGCATGAGATGGCATTGTGTAAGGTTATTAGTGTGAAAATGTTCGGTCACAACTACTGATTTTGTTGCCAAGTAAGGCAATGAGGTGTCCCTTGATTCTAACAACTATAGAGGAAGTACAGATGTTTCTAATGCCAATGATGATTTTGTACTTAAGCCTTCCCCAAAGCCAGTATTGAAGTCCTCAGGAGTGTCCAATAATGAACCCCTTgtaggtatttttttttttttttttttttttttttgggaagcCACAACAAAATACTTTTACTCCAAGCCATGGTACCAGGACAGAAAGTGTTTTGGACACAACTAAACAATTCACAACTGATGAGGTAAATAAACTATTATTATGATGTTGTAACTTCTAAGTGGTTGATAATCTTTTACAACTACCATATATGCTTTTATATAGATATTTAATAGTCGAGAAGCATTGCTTAATTGGAGTCGTGAGCAAGGACGAAAGTATGGCATAGTAGTTGTCATTAAAAGATCTAATGGAGCTGGAAAAATTATAACTAGGAGAGCTAGAGTTACTTTAGGTTGTGAGAGAGGTGGGCATTATATTAAGAAGCCTAATGTAGATTGGTTGAGAAAGCTAATAGATTTGAGATGCAACTATTGCTATGTAGATTATCTGATCACAAGTATATTCATTGGCATAGACTGATGACACCAATTGTGTGAGCGATCTTTTTTAGGCTTACCCTGATAGTGTAACCCTATTGCACGCATTTCCTCATGTACTAGTAATGGTTTGCACATATAAGACAAAAGGTTTCGATACTCATTATTACAAATTGTGGGGGTGACATCGACGGAACTAACATTCTTAGTTGCATTTGCTTATATTTCTTCTAAAAAGGAAGACAACTATATGTGGGCTTTGAATAGATTGAAAAGCATCatgaatataaatttttttccagGTGTGATTGTCACTGATAGGAAAATGGCACTTATAAATGCCATTCGCAATGTATTCCCTAGTGTTCGACATTTATTATGTAGATGGCATATCAACAAGTGTGTGATGAAGGCTTGCAAGGTTATTCCTAGCTTATACAAAATCTCTTGTTTCAATGTTTATAAATAGGGTAGAAAGTGCACATTCACAAAATGTTGAAACTACACTGCCTAAGAAGCAGCCACCAAAACTACCGGTATGTacttatattattttgattaacgcatcaaaatttcaaaagatcaacttacactttttttttaattcaggTGTATCAACAACAAATTGTCAATCCCCAAGACTTGACACAACAATATAATGACAAACTTCCAGCTGCTATAAGGCCATTTATTATGGGgcccaaaaatataaaatatgatgGCAATTGTGGCTTTAGAGCTATTGCTGGGTTGCTAGGTTACGGGGAGAATTCTTGGCGTAAAGTAAAGAGGGAGTTACTAAATGAGTtggaaaatgatgaatttctttatgaatttatcttTCAGAGTGTTGAAAGTAAGCGTGAGGTTGAGTATCGCTTGGATTATTTTGATGATTACCCTTTAGAAGATAGGTGGATGCTCATACTAGAAATGGGTTACCTTATTGCAAATTGTTACAATGTGGTCTTGATGCATTTTTCAAATGTCATATCTCTTATGTTTCTACCAACGGAAAGTCATTCTTTACCTGAATATCAACGTTGGGAAATTTCCATCGTACTGGTTGAAAAACACTTTGTGCAggtattataataaaaaatttctatttataacTGGCAGTTTTGCCTTGtgaaatttgtttgttgttttaacTATACATTTGACAACTTTATCTTATTTTGACAGCTACACTTGCAACCACACCATCCTATGCCACCTGTTATCATTCGTTGGCTTGATATTTCCAACCTCAAAGCATTGGATCGGTATAGTCCATATCGAGATCGTATTGACAATCGGAAAGAGCTTATCGGTTCATTTGATGTACATCTTCATGTATATTGATCTCTTACTATTAGATGTTTTATCACAACAGTTTTATTTTCATCTGACCTATTGGGTTTTGTAAACTTTTATAAAGTTTTATCAGGTTACACCTTCATTATCTTCCCTGTTTATCTCCTATAAAATATAGGTATGCTTTTGTTTCAATGCTACAATTGATTGTGGAGAAAGAAAAGTATATAACGATTATCATTTTAAATGCCATTTTTACTATAGCAATGTTCTCAAATAGCAAATGACTTCCCTATATCATATCATCTCAGTAGGCTAAATGTCACTTTTTCATTgggtaaaaaataaaagaagatgTTGTGGTCATTGGTTTTTAGTGTCATCATAAAACGAAACCAAACAAACTACAATTTCCCATATGATCTAATCACATGATAAAAACAAACTTgtgaaaacaacaaaatctcATGTATactacaaatattttttaatgatttaagtattagggtgaacaaagaaaattgtgaggtttaaatagaaaatctcttttatttcttttttttttcagtttgggGTGTATTTAAGGGTAGCTTGGGAAGATAGTGggattttcttagaaattgtgaaaatttaaattaaaagttgggATGAACTAAGAGaagtgtggggtttaaatagaaaatcgcAAAATATATTTAGGTATCTAGCCTAGTGGAAAAAAAGGGGTCTTAATATCTCAAGGTTCGAACCTCATGATATTTGACAAAACCCTTCTCCTTTCTAACTAGggcaaaaaataataatttaattgtgcCTCTTAAAAATAagaccaatatattttttaacatGAAATATTGTTCCAACAacaaaagacagagaatggtgaaacattcaaaataccataaaatgccattggttaattaaaacattaaaaattgaaattattaattaaatgaggataatatggtaaattcacattttttatattaaaaaaattaaaaataaaaacaaaatcagataatatgTCATACTTTTATAGAACATAACTACCtatgttatattttcttaattctaaaaataaaataaaaaataaaaagaaaactaatggGATGTTAATAAATCGGCTCAGGTCTTTGGCGTATTCCCAAATAGTCCAGGTTCAAACCTCTAAAGTACCTGTGTTTGTGATTTTCCCATGCTCGTCATAATTttggcaaccaaaaaaaataagggaaaTAGCTCTAAATGCCAccctttttataattttttttctgaaaataccacctcaccccaatttttttgcaactatcacctataaatatatatttgttgtcCAATTATTGCACACATATCacttttctatgaaatttagttctctctctctctctctctctctctctctctctctctctctctctatgtaaGTTTTGATCTTAAATTGAACTAACTACGCATCTTCtcacgaagaagaagatcaagaacAACCTACAGAACCCATAGCTTTGCCCTCAAAACCcagttcttcctcttcctctctgttttcttctctaccCAAATCAAAACCCCAATTTCGTCTCTCTTCGAATCCCTTCTGCAacctaaacaaacccaaacaaaaccatCTTTTCTGAATATGACAGCATGTGTTGGCATTAGGTGGCCATTGTTTGAGCATTTTGGTCCAATTTTGGGGGGTTTTGAAGTCTGGGTTTACATGCCCTCTTCAAGAACAGCTTCTCCAGAAAATGAATTGTTGGGAATATGTAAGTTTTGATGTAAAATTGAACTAACTACGCATCTTCtcacgaagaagaagatcaagaacAACCTACAAAACTCCTAGCTTTGCCCTCAAAACCcagttcttcctcttcctctttgttttcttttctaccCAAATCCAAACCCCAATTCCGTCTATCTTCGAATCCTTTTTGCAacctaaacaaacccaaacaaaactATCTTTTCTGAATACGACAGCATGTGTTGGCATTAGGTGGCCATTGTTTGAGCATTTTGGTCCAATTTTGGGGGGTTTTGAAGTCTGGGTTTACATGCCTTCTTCAAGAACAGCAATCGTATTGTGATTTTATTACGGTTGTATTGTAGTCGTATTGCTTTTGTATTGCTATGGTATTGTTGttatattgaatttttttttttttttgtgttttattgATATGTTACTGTAATTTAATAGGAATATATGTtgatatcatttttctttatctacATGTGATTTGAGTAGGAGTTGAGATTATTCTTGGCTGAAGTATTATTTACGatcactctctttctctctctctctctctctctctgctctttgtatttttctcaacatttaTGTATTAATTTAATGTCTGACATTGTTTTGGAACCATAATCATTTTCAATctcattgtttctttaaaaaaatctgactctctctctcttccctcacTCTTCTTCCTCTGAAAACAGCCCCCTcccctttttatttcttttctcaaaatcGTTACCTTCAAACCTCCATAACCACCGCCACCCTCCACTCCAATCGACGGGACCAGACCCAATCGAACCACCGCCgcttcctcttcctttccCGATTGGTCCCTGCCCTTGGAACAGCTGTTTTTCGCTTGAAAAAGCTTGGAATCACTCCAGAGTTGACAGAACTTCCAAGCTTTCGTTCTCCTTcatccggccaccaaatcGGACGAGTGAGTTAAGTTTTTCTagctattttccatgctctagctgctggttgggtaggattccAGAAATTCCAAGCGTAGATCATTCAATTTTCCAATCTAGGTTTCAGCCGATTTTGAAAGTgtgattccggccacttccggccactttttggggtaggtccaagaacaaaagtggttccaaatatggtgttatatctagggtaggagtttggagccatggttttgagattttctggCAATgcataatcgctttggacacccagcgctgccggcgcgtgcgacggcgcgtgggcgagggtagtgcagtggcactgtgtcttgatgcgatccttaggttgtcacgagcgcgtaggaattcgcggatctcaatttggataccgtttgagcctcgaatggatttttcatatcgtacgattttcgggttcaatactgttgagccgttggatcgtactcaatttcagTTATGTTGCTCTAGATAagttcagaatcgtgtaggattcaacggattgtgaatcgaagtcccggatactccgaaatcgcgaaccctagggctagggtttataaatttatgcgattacacgatcgtggtcaatccaaCCGTCCAATTCAGAccagacttgcaggacatgggtatttaaatgtgaggaacttatagAAACTCCCGGATTGgcaattggaggtcgtggaccccacgaggttccgtattgactaatatggaagtttatcacttagtgaAGTCTCAGATCTTTTCAGACAAATCTAATCATCcgaaatgcttaagtgggcataagaatgactttaaagttagtgcacgcacttttaggagccgggggtcagggttttaattaaatacttataccgagcagttttattaattaaatactcaTGGTGGttgaatcaggcacccggggccaAGCAGACCCGTAGGAgagaccttcaagaggtccagttaGATCGGACCAGAACTGAGtggacttttattttataaatgattttatgcaaatgaatttcattatttgatcttgaataagttttattgattgtggttttcctagcatgttttgttgaagttaaatatctttctTTATATGTTGTCtagttaaaatgctaaaaagatatggaaagtagagattgagatttatattAGATAAACTGGAagcagagttctagatttaatcaaaaaattcagttttttatCAGACcttttagaaattttatatttccttaAGCCACTTAATTAGGtacccagttatagaaacaagTTGCCTTcggtatatgttgccttcggatatgatgATGTCCACAGACATCCAAGTTGCCTTTagtttgtcagtgcacttgacatctGCCTCATGcgtttcggggacgcccgtACCGTGAGAGCCagaatgcggatcaggctgactacggtcccctgaatcctgccaattgaggctcgggttgactttgtgtcaccgagacctgccaggaaaattgacggatatcaggaattgacagaattaaaggggtacacctaggtggtcgttttaaattgattacagtgcttttaacagaattttattgatcttgaatatgattggcatatacgtatataaatatgtgaatgcattgattttagtatgattcaaatgaaaagtaaaaattcaatttttacataactgtttttatagtggggttagtatgttcatatgctattttctagacctttatttttgtccactcacatttttgaatgttttgcgcccccaggcagtagacgtgcacaggaatccaccaccggacCGTTTTCTATCTTCCGCGCCTTTCCTTGAtgtaggatttttgttttgtaaaaagattaactcatttgtaaattcttagtaacTGCTCTAATATTTTGCCAtagattgagaactgaactgttggaatgtatatttaCGTttactggcagttggttgtataaatctacatgctcgttttgacaggtgaaattttgggattgaacaaattataggggagactgccgaattttcggtagaagtcgaGGCTAGAAATTAAGTTTGtaagaagggcaaataggtcatttgtgcccgacattcgccaagtatcggacacgcacagggtccggctcgaattccaaagcggaatttggatcgggtcctgtcaccagCAGTGTATCTATGTCACACATCTTGGGTAAGGGGTATTCTTCAATTGTGATAGTTTGCTCTGTTGTACGTATTCAAACTGCctcaaaatattttcattggtGTCTTGAGTTCAATACCAACAAAAGTTtttaaatgacaagaaatTATGAAAAGCTTATACATAACAGACATATAGTTGAACATAGCTAGAGTGTATATTTAGAAGATGTCATTGTGCTTCAAATTAGCAAATTTGTGGGGTGAAAACACAATGGTTGACATGTCATTCTgcatttgataaaaataattgatgaCTTTGTATGGAAGTATACTCATTAAATATCTTAGATTCTATcaatgaatgaaatatttgCCTTCGAGAGCTTCATGTTTTTCGgtttgtttatcttatattctataaatgaatgaaatattttgGTAGATTGGAGAGACTAGTCAGCTAGTGAATTTTGGATCATGACTTTTGAAGGGGGACTAGGCTTGAGCAGCTGCAAGAGTAAAAGGGATGATGCTTCATGtaaattcaacaattaaataggagatttttgttttcaatttgttaattcTTGAGATACTTGGTCATTTTTtaagattatgtgaaataaaaaaattgtattgaATATTATTGTATACGAGACcatgtaattattttgataccattaaatgaaattttaattcaatttactTGAAAACTTTGGGATCTTGAGCAAGAGACGGCAGTCACGTATACGACAGTTTTGAAACATAAAAGACGATAATGTAAGAATGGTTAATTTTGATGATATCCATAGTTGCTTCCACTCCATTATAATGTCATGTAGATTATAAAGTGGCAATATACATGCAATACAAAAGCAATATGaaagcaataaacaatcaataaaggGGCAATAGACAACCAATGCAAAAGCAATAAAATGACAATAAACAAGTACCGTATGGATGTCTTTGTACTCTCTTTCccatattatatattgttcTAATTGTTGAACTATTACAATATTCAGTTGctacatataataaatagtacataaaaaataataaccatgtatgaaaatttcatatcattataataatgacctcaaaaataatatcaagTACATTACACAAATATTAGAAACATACGGCTCCACAAGAAGAATACATGATATCTTATGTCCTTACTAATTCTTGGGGCCTAATAACAAGTATAATCAATGATGTGTACAGTTTGCTGCAAGTTTGCTTAGCATTTTCATAATAGAAGCTTTGCTTTTCTCTTCAAATGGCATCTCAAAGAACTCCTTGTCTACACATTACATTATGCACAAAATGGTCTCCAATGCCAGTGTATGACTTGCACATCAGTGTCTGCACAAACCAGCTAAAACACATTGTGTAATTGTTAACCTCAAATTTGTTCTTCACAGGGAAAACGAGTTGGGTGTGGCTTTTTCCTTGtgcaatttgaaaagaaaaagagagagaaacataaattgtcaagacaaaactgcagcaaattataatttggtcAAGTACTCACCATCGGGAAACAATATGCTTTCAAtgaataaataacatattaatTTTCAACCAACACTACTGCACAACTCATCTCAGAAACATGATTGAGATTTGACAAACATACAGGTAGAAGATCCAATCCATTAAAACACTCACATGCAAAAAACGAACCTAAATTATAAGCCAACTCAAGCTACAAAAACCCAACTTGTTGAGCACCAGTCAACAAGTTTTATAGGCAAATTGAAATCAAGTAGAAATTACTTCAGCAGTAACACCTTCATTTTTTCAACCAAAGATGCCAGCTTCCTTTCAATATCAACAAGAACATTCAATTAGTCCCAAGATGTGGGACATAGATACCTAGTCTTTTAGATTACAAAAACATAgttctttttctccaaacaaaaatatcttaaaacaaaggaaagaagaaaatgaagtgaCAATTTCACAGCaatcttttaaagaaacaatgagATTGACACTGATTATGGTTCCAAAACAATGCCAGACATTAAATTAGCACAtaaatgttgagaaaaatacaaagagcacatagagagagagagagagagagagagagagagagagagagagagagagatcgtaAATAATACTTCAGCCAAGAATAATCTCAACTCCTACTCAAATCACAAgcagataaagaaaaatgatatcaACATATATTCCTATTAAATTATAGTAACATATCaataaaacaccaaaaaatattaatataacaACAATACCATAGCAATACAAACGCAATACGACTACAATACAACTGCAATAAAATCACAATACGATTGTTGTTCTTGAAGAGGGCATGTAAACCTAGCCTTCAAAACCCCCCAAAATTGGACCAAAATGCTCAAACAATGGCCACCTAATGCCAACACATGCTGTCATATTCAAAAAAGatggttttgtttgggtttgtttaggtTGCAAAAGGGATTCGAAGAGAGACAAAATTGGGGTTTGGATTTGtgtagaaaagaaaacaaagaggaagaggaagaactgGGTTTTGAGGGCAAAGCTGTGGGTTTTGTAGGTTgttcttgatcttcttcttcgtgaGAAGATGCGTAGTTAGTTCAATTTAACATCAAAACTTACATATTCCCAACAATTCATTTTCTAGAGAAGCTGTTCTTGAAAAGGGCATTAAACC
The window above is part of the Prunus dulcis chromosome 1, ALMONDv2, whole genome shotgun sequence genome. Proteins encoded here:
- the LOC117614185 gene encoding ethylene-responsive transcription factor ERF015 yields the protein MDLGTTSTSKKVRRERTPGRYKGVRMRAWGKWVSEIRLPKSGDRIWLGSYDAPDKAARAHDAAAYCIHGERAEFNFPKNRRPVLSKGSTVSLSKKDIQTIATDFSSADVSESTPVSSTMTTQVPSDKPASPNLLVSKGMASAYEVDSGSFAPRCATGEAVASLENIQLDDFLMLDTDWIADFY
- the LOC117638738 gene encoding uncharacterized protein LOC117638738; the encoded protein is MGPKNIKYDGNCGFRAIAGLLGYGENSWRKVKRELLNELENDEFLYEFIFQSVESKREVEYRLDYFDDYPLEDRWMLILEMGYLIANCYNVVLMHFSNVISLMFLPTESHSLPEYQRWEISIVLVEKHFVQLHLQPHHPMPPVIIRWLDISNLKALDRYSPYRDRIDNRKELIGSFDVHLHVY